A single genomic interval of Cupriavidus sp. MP-37 harbors:
- a CDS encoding ABC transporter permease: protein MTAVTVEPEDKTPPPAAAREQSPWRRFAAEFFASKIAVAGLATLVTIILIAIFAPWLAPQNPYDLATLDVLDARLAPGEQAGSGMTFLLGSDEQGRDILSAVMYGLRISIGVGVVSTLIALLLGATLGLLAGFLGGRTEAFIMRVADLQLSFPPILLALILLAFLRPGLGNIVIALVAVQWAYYARTTRSAALVERRKEYIEAATCLGLPPARIMFRHLLPNCLPPLIVIAALQVASAITLEATLSFLGLGVPITEPSLGSLISNGQQYMLSGKYWISFFPGIALVVTIVAMNLVADQLRDVLNPRLQTQ from the coding sequence ATGACTGCCGTAACTGTCGAACCCGAAGACAAGACGCCGCCGCCCGCCGCGGCGCGCGAGCAATCCCCGTGGCGGCGCTTCGCCGCCGAATTCTTCGCCAGCAAGATCGCCGTGGCCGGGCTGGCGACGCTGGTGACGATCATCCTGATCGCCATCTTTGCGCCGTGGCTGGCGCCGCAGAACCCGTACGACCTGGCCACGCTGGACGTGCTCGACGCGCGCCTGGCGCCCGGCGAGCAGGCCGGCAGCGGCATGACCTTCCTGTTGGGCTCGGACGAGCAGGGCCGCGATATCCTGTCGGCGGTGATGTACGGGCTGCGCATCAGCATCGGCGTGGGCGTGGTCAGCACGCTCATCGCGCTGCTGCTGGGCGCCACCCTCGGCCTGCTCGCCGGCTTCCTGGGTGGTCGCACCGAAGCCTTCATCATGCGCGTGGCGGACCTGCAGCTGTCGTTCCCGCCGATCCTGCTGGCGCTGATCCTGCTGGCGTTCCTGCGCCCGGGGCTGGGCAATATCGTGATCGCGCTGGTGGCGGTGCAGTGGGCCTACTACGCGCGCACCACGCGCAGCGCGGCGCTGGTCGAACGGCGCAAGGAATACATCGAGGCCGCCACCTGCCTGGGGCTGCCGCCCGCGCGCATCATGTTCCGGCACCTGCTGCCCAACTGCCTGCCGCCGCTGATCGTGATCGCGGCGCTGCAGGTGGCCTCGGCGATCACGCTGGAGGCGACGCTGTCCTTCCTCGGGCTGGGCGTGCCGATCACCGAGCCGTCGCTCGGTTCGCTGATCTCGAACGGCCAGCAGTACATGCTGTCGGGCAAGTACTGGATCAGCTTCTTCCCGGGCATCGCGCTGGTGGTCACCATCGTCGCGATGAACCTGGTCGCCGACCAGCTGCGCGATGTGCTGAACCCGCGCCTGCAGACGCAATAA
- a CDS encoding ABC transporter ATP-binding protein yields MAQPTLVVEHLKTHFYTRGGIARAVDDVSFTVGRGEIMGLVGESGSGKSMTGYSIMGLIDPPGKIVDGRIALTSRDGVTRDLRALTPAQQRDVRGNRIAMIFQDPMMTLNPVLRIDTQMIEAVLAHENVSKAVARERARNVLARVGIPSPDERLQAYPHQFSGGMRQRVAIATALLNKPDLIIADEPTTALDVTIQGQILYEMQTLCRESGTALIWITHDLSVVAGLADTVCVMYAGKIVEAGDVRQVLEHPEHPYTHGLISSAPSRNPRGAPLRQIPGMTPSLLNLPGGCSFRERCPYATAACKTDPPLETAADGRRLRCFHPVLANQEAA; encoded by the coding sequence ATGGCACAACCGACACTGGTGGTCGAACACCTGAAAACGCATTTCTATACGCGCGGCGGCATCGCCCGGGCCGTCGACGACGTGTCCTTTACCGTTGGCCGCGGCGAGATCATGGGGCTGGTGGGAGAGTCGGGCTCGGGCAAGTCCATGACCGGCTATTCGATCATGGGACTGATCGATCCGCCCGGGAAGATCGTCGACGGCCGCATCGCGCTGACCAGCCGCGACGGCGTCACGCGCGACCTGCGCGCGCTCACGCCGGCGCAGCAGCGCGACGTGCGCGGCAACCGCATCGCCATGATCTTCCAGGATCCGATGATGACGCTGAATCCGGTGCTGCGCATCGATACGCAGATGATCGAGGCAGTGCTGGCGCATGAGAACGTGAGCAAGGCGGTGGCGCGCGAGCGCGCCCGCAATGTGCTGGCGCGGGTCGGCATTCCGTCGCCGGACGAGCGCCTGCAGGCCTATCCGCACCAGTTCTCGGGCGGCATGCGCCAGCGCGTGGCGATTGCCACGGCGCTGCTGAACAAGCCGGACCTGATCATTGCCGACGAACCGACCACCGCGCTCGACGTCACCATCCAGGGCCAGATCCTGTACGAGATGCAGACCCTGTGCCGCGAGTCCGGCACGGCGCTGATCTGGATTACGCACGATCTGTCGGTGGTAGCGGGGCTGGCCGATACCGTCTGCGTGATGTACGCCGGCAAGATCGTCGAGGCCGGCGACGTGCGCCAGGTGCTGGAGCACCCCGAGCATCCCTACACGCACGGCCTGATCAGCTCGGCGCCGTCGCGCAATCCGCGCGGCGCGCCGCTGCGGCAGATCCCGGGCATGACGCCGTCGCTGCTGAACCTGCCGGGCGGCTGTTCGTTCCGCGAGCGCTGTCCGTATGCGACGGCTGCATGCAAGACCGACCCCCCGCTGGAAACCGCTGCAGACGGGCGCCGGCTGCGCTGCTTCCATCCGGTACTGGCCAACCAGGAGGCGGCATGA